The following coding sequences are from one Geodermatophilus normandii window:
- a CDS encoding cryptochrome/photolyase family protein, whose protein sequence is MPTALLWFRRDLRLRDHPALVAAVEAAGGDGTVVPVFVVDPRLWETSGRPRREFLRGCLADLREQTGGALVIRSGDPVRVIPDLVRETGAGSVHLSADAGVYGRARDAAVEQALGDVPFVRTGSPYGVTPGRLTKDDGTPFRVYSPFARAWRARGLHGPAPRPDVAWAPDVPTEDLPPAQDLDGTVLPPAGERAGLDAWALFRDQRLLGYATSRNTPGTDGTSRLSAHLKYGTVHPRTLLAEAQGLAEDHAGAVDTFVGELIWRDFYADVLWHRPETAREPFNEQMKAMRYDTGPVADEHFAAWAEGRTGYPIVDAGMRQLHGEAYVHNRVRMVLASFLCKDLHVDWRRGARYFLDHLVDGDLASNHHGWQWVAGTGTDPSPYYRVFNPTRQGQQFDPDGAYVRRWVPQLRDVPDRYVHEPWTMPGGPPEGYPAPIVDHVEERQVALARYQAVRDA, encoded by the coding sequence GTGCCGACAGCTCTGCTCTGGTTCCGCCGCGACCTCCGACTCAGGGACCACCCGGCGCTCGTCGCCGCGGTCGAGGCCGCGGGTGGCGACGGCACGGTGGTGCCCGTCTTCGTCGTCGACCCGCGCCTGTGGGAGACGTCGGGCCGGCCACGGCGGGAGTTCCTGCGCGGTTGCCTGGCCGACCTGCGCGAGCAGACCGGCGGGGCCCTGGTCATCCGCTCCGGCGACCCGGTGCGCGTGATCCCCGACCTGGTCCGCGAGACCGGGGCGGGGAGCGTGCACCTGTCCGCCGACGCCGGCGTCTACGGCCGGGCCCGCGACGCGGCGGTCGAGCAGGCGCTCGGCGACGTCCCGTTCGTGCGCACCGGCTCGCCGTACGGCGTCACGCCCGGGCGGCTGACCAAGGACGACGGCACGCCGTTCAGGGTCTACTCCCCCTTCGCGCGGGCCTGGCGGGCCCGCGGACTGCACGGCCCCGCGCCGCGACCCGACGTCGCCTGGGCCCCGGACGTGCCCACGGAGGACCTCCCGCCGGCGCAGGACCTCGACGGCACGGTGCTCCCCCCGGCCGGGGAGCGGGCCGGGCTCGACGCCTGGGCGCTGTTCCGCGACCAGCGGCTGCTCGGCTACGCGACCTCCCGCAACACGCCCGGCACCGACGGCACCAGCCGGCTGTCGGCGCACCTCAAGTACGGCACCGTGCACCCGCGGACCCTCCTCGCCGAGGCGCAGGGACTCGCCGAGGACCACGCCGGAGCCGTGGACACGTTCGTCGGGGAGCTCATCTGGCGCGACTTCTACGCCGACGTCCTGTGGCACCGCCCCGAGACCGCGCGCGAGCCGTTCAACGAGCAGATGAAGGCCATGCGGTACGACACCGGCCCGGTCGCCGACGAGCACTTCGCCGCCTGGGCGGAGGGCCGCACCGGCTATCCGATCGTCGATGCCGGGATGCGCCAGCTGCACGGCGAGGCCTACGTGCACAACCGAGTGCGGATGGTCCTGGCGTCCTTCCTGTGCAAGGACCTGCACGTCGACTGGCGGCGCGGCGCCCGCTACTTCCTCGACCACCTCGTCGACGGCGACCTGGCCAGCAACCACCACGGCTGGCAGTGGGTGGCCGGCACCGGGACCGACCCCTCGCCGTACTACCGCGTGTTCAACCCGACCCGGCAGGGCCAGCAGTTCGACCCCGACGGTGCCTACGTGCGCCGCTGGGTGCCGCAGCTGCGCGACGTCCCCGACCGGTACGTGCACGAGCCGTGGACCATGCCCGGTGGGCCGCCGGAGGGCTACCCGGCGCCGATCGTCGACCACGTCGAGGAGCGCCAGGTCGCGCTGGCCCGCTACCAGGCGGTGCGGGATGCCTGA
- a CDS encoding Fpg/Nei family DNA glycosylase, whose product MPEGHTLYRLAREQSELFAGRPVHVTSPQGRFAAGAALLDGRVLEEVTSYGKHLFADFGGDVLHVHLGLYGTYSAGVGDPPPPRGALRMRWVADGPEGEGVWTDLRGATACDVLTQPEVDTILDRLGPDPLRTRRGGPLSYAKVGRSRTAVGALLMDQSVLAGVGNVYRAEILFRHRISPFRPGRDVGADEWQALWDDLVVLLRAGVRMGRIVTTRPADRSRRSGAVRREDAHYVYRRTGLPCRICGTEVRTEEMVGRNLHWCPVCQAV is encoded by the coding sequence ATGCCTGAGGGCCACACCCTCTACCGGCTGGCGAGGGAGCAGTCGGAGCTGTTCGCCGGCCGCCCGGTGCACGTGACCAGCCCGCAGGGCCGCTTCGCCGCCGGGGCCGCGCTGCTCGACGGCCGCGTGCTCGAGGAGGTCACCAGCTACGGCAAGCACCTGTTCGCCGACTTCGGCGGCGACGTGCTGCACGTGCACCTGGGCCTCTACGGCACCTACTCCGCCGGGGTCGGGGACCCGCCGCCGCCGCGCGGGGCGCTGCGCATGCGCTGGGTGGCCGACGGGCCGGAGGGCGAGGGCGTCTGGACCGACCTGCGCGGGGCGACGGCGTGCGACGTCCTCACCCAGCCCGAGGTCGACACCATCCTCGACCGGCTCGGCCCCGACCCGCTGCGCACCCGCCGCGGCGGCCCGCTGTCGTACGCCAAGGTCGGCCGCAGCCGGACGGCGGTCGGCGCGCTGCTCATGGACCAGTCGGTCCTGGCCGGGGTCGGCAACGTCTACCGCGCCGAGATCCTCTTCCGGCACCGCATCTCGCCGTTCCGCCCGGGCCGTGACGTCGGCGCCGACGAGTGGCAGGCGCTGTGGGACGACCTCGTGGTGCTGCTGCGCGCCGGCGTCCGGATGGGCCGGATCGTGACGACGCGGCCGGCCGACCGCTCCCGCCGCTCCGGTGCGGTCCGCCGCGAGGACGCGCACTACGTCTACCGGCGCACCGGCCTGCCCTGCCGCATCTGCGGCACCGAGGTGCGGACCGAGGAGATGGTCGGCCGCAACCTCCACTGGTGCCCCGTCTGCCAGGCCGTCTAG
- a CDS encoding putative quinol monooxygenase, with translation MSVVVVATITPKPEHVDEVRQAVLETVPKVHEEPGCERYALHEGRGVLLMVEQWESPEALATHGKAEPLTSLSARLEGKLTERPAVQVLTAHPAGDPVKGAL, from the coding sequence GTGTCCGTCGTCGTCGTCGCCACCATCACCCCGAAGCCCGAGCACGTGGACGAGGTCCGGCAGGCGGTGCTCGAGACGGTGCCGAAGGTGCACGAGGAGCCCGGCTGCGAGCGGTACGCCCTGCACGAGGGCCGCGGTGTCCTCCTCATGGTCGAGCAGTGGGAGAGCCCCGAGGCGCTGGCCACCCACGGCAAGGCCGAGCCCCTGACCTCGCTGTCGGCGAGGCTCGAGGGCAAGCTCACCGAGCGCCCCGCGGTCCAGGTGCTCACCGCCCACCCCGCCGGCGACCCCGTCAAGGGCGCCCTCTAG